From Rudanella lutea DSM 19387, a single genomic window includes:
- a CDS encoding ArnT family glycosyltransferase → MSSPLLNKPIVTNQLVILLVAGLLVVLTTHLGLMPLDPGDESRRALVALEMKLSGDYLTPTLNGERYFNKPPLYNWIILGSYALFGTYSSFALRFPMLVSLLLFGLTIYGFVCRYTSPTVAFLAALMTLTTGRVLLYDSLFGLIEITYSWVTYTAMLLVFHFEQRQKYTLMYLSSYALTAVGFMLKGLPSIAFEVLTLVGWLGYTRQWKRLLHPAHLAGVLLFAGLLGTYYAAYFSRNPIPLAEVAGVLFNESAKRTVAHFGIGPTVLHLFTFPVEVLYHFAPYLLLVALLFRPGTRALIRQHSFIAFNALTFGLTVLVYWTSPQTYGRYLIGLMPLLLTVLAYLYANHSTPTEPTRFWVERIWLAATGILAVGCWATLFVPATQQLPGVVWKTGCISVGLALLSVQMARQSANRLVWLMAVMLVIRLGFNWLVLPGRAAKRTLYKQQTEEAVQATLGKPLYAYRNTIVFDGGADLNTFHIEALRGDVLRRSSQKVPGAYYIADSANLVGEQYRVVRPITLFDRHSAYVIQFRDHDSTP, encoded by the coding sequence ATGTCGTCACCGTTACTAAACAAGCCTATTGTTACGAATCAACTGGTTATACTACTGGTTGCGGGCTTGCTGGTTGTCCTGACAACGCACTTGGGGTTAATGCCGCTTGATCCGGGCGATGAATCGCGCCGGGCGCTGGTTGCGCTCGAAATGAAACTGTCGGGCGATTACCTCACACCAACCCTCAACGGTGAGCGGTATTTCAACAAACCGCCCCTCTACAACTGGATTATTCTGGGTTCATACGCCCTGTTTGGCACGTATTCGTCCTTTGCCCTGCGCTTCCCGATGCTTGTCTCGTTGCTCCTGTTCGGGCTGACAATCTACGGGTTTGTGTGCCGGTACACCTCACCCACGGTCGCGTTTCTGGCGGCCCTGATGACGCTCACCACCGGCCGGGTATTGCTGTACGATTCGTTGTTCGGCTTAATCGAGATTACCTACTCGTGGGTTACGTACACGGCCATGCTGCTGGTGTTTCACTTCGAACAACGGCAAAAATACACGCTCATGTACCTGAGCAGCTATGCCCTCACAGCGGTTGGGTTTATGCTCAAAGGGCTACCGTCAATCGCGTTTGAGGTGCTGACACTGGTTGGTTGGTTGGGATACACCCGGCAATGGAAACGGTTGCTGCATCCGGCGCATCTGGCGGGGGTGTTGCTATTTGCCGGATTGCTGGGCACGTATTACGCGGCTTACTTCAGCCGTAACCCGATTCCGCTCGCCGAGGTGGCTGGCGTACTGTTCAATGAGAGTGCAAAACGGACGGTTGCTCATTTCGGGATTGGGCCAACCGTGCTGCACCTGTTTACATTTCCGGTCGAGGTTTTGTACCACTTTGCGCCCTACCTGCTTTTGGTTGCTCTGTTATTCCGGCCCGGAACTCGCGCCCTTATTCGGCAGCATTCCTTTATTGCGTTCAATGCGCTGACGTTTGGGCTTACCGTGTTGGTGTACTGGACCTCACCCCAAACTTACGGCCGTTACCTAATTGGCCTGATGCCGTTGCTCCTGACTGTGCTGGCTTATCTGTACGCCAACCACAGTACGCCAACCGAGCCAACCCGGTTCTGGGTGGAGCGGATCTGGCTGGCGGCTACCGGTATTCTGGCGGTTGGGTGCTGGGCCACACTGTTTGTGCCGGCTACCCAACAACTGCCCGGCGTGGTCTGGAAAACAGGCTGTATATCGGTTGGGCTGGCCCTACTGAGTGTGCAGATGGCCCGGCAGTCGGCCAACCGGTTAGTCTGGCTAATGGCCGTGATGCTGGTTATTCGGTTAGGCTTCAATTGGCTGGTACTGCCCGGCCGGGCCGCCAAACGTACGCTGTATAAGCAGCAGACCGAAGAGGCCGTTCAGGCCACGCTGGGTAAGCCGCTGTATGCGTACCGAAACACGATTGTGTTTGATGGCGGTGCCGACCTCAACACATTTCATATTGAGGCCTTACGGGGCGATGTGCTCCGGCGTAGTTCGCAAAAAGTGCCGGGGGCGTACTACATCGCCGATTCGGCCAATCTGGTGGGCGAGCAATACCGGGTTGTACGCCCAATAACCCTGTTTGATCGGCATTCGGCCTACGTAATCCAGTTTAGAGACCATGATTCCACGCCGTAG
- a CDS encoding acyloxyacyl hydrolase, translating into MIPRRRNPLRRRFAQAVGTLGSLLALARTDVQAQVRLVPDERELGLSTQVGLGSPARFVPNSERAAVGVEASFNRLLVRQQNGVPCGPLARAGVFAQAYSFRNPAVLGHSLGAALFYEPQLFSWGRLAVSGRILAGVSYVSRHYNAETNPTNRAIGTALNGLIGAGLLARYVVAPGWRLLAGLEGKHLSNAGVRLPNQGLNTPALTVGMTYFTGASGAQLAKRPKCLPGVPGKRLLARMVMLGSTRVLPATTDRPERGYSIWGLNLVGGYAVWRSHYLSGGVEVLDDRSFREQLRRWHGSYQPHRQVTMLAGYECWMGPFGLTAHMGWNVVRPPTYNPITYQKYSLLAKSRSGLTGGVAVKAYGDDTKNIQLVLGYSL; encoded by the coding sequence ATGATTCCACGCCGTAGAAACCCCCTAAGACGTCGATTTGCGCAGGCCGTCGGGACGCTCGGGAGCCTGCTGGCGCTCGCCCGCACGGATGTACAGGCGCAGGTTCGGCTTGTACCCGACGAGCGGGAGCTTGGCCTCAGTACGCAGGTGGGCCTTGGCAGCCCGGCCCGGTTTGTGCCCAACAGTGAGCGGGCTGCGGTAGGGGTAGAGGCTTCGTTTAACCGGCTGCTGGTTCGGCAGCAGAACGGTGTGCCGTGCGGGCCGCTTGCCCGAGCGGGTGTTTTTGCACAGGCTTATTCGTTTCGGAACCCGGCCGTGCTGGGGCATTCATTGGGGGCCGCGCTGTTTTACGAGCCACAACTGTTCAGCTGGGGCCGTTTGGCAGTCTCGGGCCGGATTCTGGCAGGTGTCTCGTACGTGAGTCGGCACTATAATGCCGAAACCAACCCGACCAACCGGGCCATTGGTACAGCCCTGAATGGCCTGATTGGGGCAGGGTTGCTGGCCCGGTACGTGGTGGCTCCCGGGTGGCGGCTGCTGGCTGGGCTGGAAGGAAAACACCTGTCAAACGCGGGGGTTCGGTTACCGAATCAGGGCCTCAATACGCCCGCACTCACGGTTGGTATGACCTATTTTACCGGTGCGTCGGGGGCACAGTTGGCCAAACGGCCCAAATGCCTTCCGGGTGTACCGGGTAAACGGCTGCTTGCCCGGATGGTCATGCTGGGGTCGACGCGGGTTTTGCCGGCCACCACCGACCGCCCGGAGCGCGGCTACTCCATCTGGGGGCTTAATCTGGTGGGCGGGTATGCCGTTTGGCGGAGCCATTATCTGTCGGGTGGGGTAGAGGTGCTCGACGATCGGAGTTTTCGGGAGCAGCTTCGGCGGTGGCATGGGAGTTATCAGCCGCATCGGCAGGTAACCATGCTGGCGGGCTACGAATGTTGGATGGGGCCCTTCGGTCTGACCGCGCATATGGGCTGGAATGTGGTCCGCCCCCCTACGTATAATCCGATAACGTACCAGAAGTACAGCCTGCTGGCCAAAAGCCGATCGGGCCTGACGGGAGGAGTGGCGGTAAAGGCCTATGGCGATGATACGAAGAATATTCAGCTCGTTTTGGGGTATTCTCTCTGA